In Canis lupus familiaris isolate Mischka breed German Shepherd chromosome 5, alternate assembly UU_Cfam_GSD_1.0, whole genome shotgun sequence, a genomic segment contains:
- the CLEC3A gene encoding C-type lectin domain family 3 member A: protein MAKNGLVIYLLVITLLLDQTTSHTSKFKARKHSKRRVKEKDGDLKTQVEKLWREVNALKEMQALQTVCLRGTKVHKKCYLASEGLKHFHEANEDCISKGGTLVIPRNSDEINALRDYGKRSLPGVNDFWLGINDMVTEGKFVDVHGVTISFLNWDHAQPNGGKRENCALFSQSAQGKWSDEVCRSTKRYICEFIIP, encoded by the exons ATGGCAAAGAATGGACTTGTAATTTACCTCCTGGTTATCACCTTACTCCTGGACCAGACCACCAGCCACACATCCAAATTTAAAGCCAGGAAGCACAGCAAACGCCGAGTGAAAG AAAAGGATGGAGACCTGAAGACTCAAGTTGAAAAGCTCTGGAGAGAAGTCAATGCCCTGAAGGAAATGCAAGCCCTACAGACAG TCTGTCTCCGAGGCACAAAAGTTCACAAGAAATGCTACCTTGCTTCAGAAGGTTTGAAGCACTTCCATGAAGCCAATGAAGACTGCATCTCCAAGGGAGGAACCTTGGTTATCCCCAGAAACTCTGACGAAATCAATGCCCTCCGAGACTATGGTAAAAGAAGCCTGCCAGGTGTCAATGACTTTTGGCTGGGCATCAATGACATGGTCACAGAGGGCAAGTTTGTTGATGTCCATGGAGTCACCATCTCCTTCCTCAACTGGGACCACGCACAGCCTAATGGCGGTAAGCGTGAAAACTGTGCCCTGTTCTCCCAGTCAGCTCAGGGCAAATGGAGTGATGAGGTCTGTCGTAGCACCAAGAGGTACATATGTGAATTTATTATCCCTTAA